A window of the Vigna angularis cultivar LongXiaoDou No.4 chromosome 3, ASM1680809v1, whole genome shotgun sequence genome harbors these coding sequences:
- the LOC108324779 gene encoding uncharacterized protein LOC108324779: MWLLVCLYFLGFLFNFSITDATEIYYLNHSCSSNKTFAPNSTYESNLRTLLPSLSSHATTALFFNTTSDGGDGKEIIYASFMCRGDVTNHTCQECIRTAAQQISQVCPNSKEALIWYHECLVRYSNRCFFSTLEEWPRFNFIDYNVTNSTNEKGSYGFWLLSKTLSDAVGEAANAGPAGTMKFATKNASVFGSQQIHTLVQCTPDLSSEDCSECLGDIMKDISLCCLGRIGGMVLYPSCTLMFGSRHFYRDVIVASNATQESLPSGNKMISPGGIVTVVIFLGFTMLISFHCYFLWRRARKRKYKVLLKENFGQESVTLEGLQFDLVTIQAATNNFSNENKIGKGGFGEVYKGILSSGLHIAVKRLSQSSTQGSVEFKNEVLLIAKLQHKNLVELIGFCLEAQEKILVYKFMQNGSLDKFLFGHQQKMLSWYERFKIIEGIARGILYLHEHSRLKVIHRDIKPSNILLDENMNPKISDFGMARIMEIDQDRGKTKRIVGTYGYMSPEYAMFGQFSEKSDIFSFGVMVLEIITGKKNTSSHESRYMPNGLMSYVWRKWMDETPLSILDPFLEENYSRIEVIKCIHISLLCVQENKNIRPTIADVVSYLDGRHTIEFPSPQEPAYLLFDKMDTKIVSEHYSVNEMSISTYYARLSLHAHLHDAITRFFVSVSAEILQHMRIMITKSKNSLKLFLFCTLVLTVTETSASVFNNVSCSSNHTFTPNTTFNANLNTLLSYLSSNVTNNFRFFNTTSGEGSDTVYGLYMCRGDVPFALCRECVGFATLSIASSCPTSKEAVIWYNECLLRYSYRFFFSKMEEWPRHQVNIPLGDPVVLHSNKFYTALGSIFDELPNQAALALRGSNPYAVKQENASASVTLYGLAQCTPDLAAGDCKRCIADAAAEFAVSCCGGSIGASVLFPSCIVRYETYPFYQHSGTSAPTTIKGSGNIRTEVIVIAVVMVVVLVIIFFFGYYGFNRIKARKKSKASDDRENFGVEISVLESLEFDFATIEAATNKFSEDRRIGKGGYGEVYKGILPNGEEVAVKRLSTNSKQGAEEFKNEVLLIAKLQHKNLVRLIGFCQEDREKILIYEYVPNKSLDHFLFDPAKHRILTWSERYKIIKGIARGILYLHEDSRLKIIHRDIKPSNVLLDNDFDPKISDFGMARMVDTNQIQGCTNRVVGTYGYMPPEYAMHGHFSEKSDVFSFGVMILEIISGKKNSCSYESSRVDDLLSYAWNNWRDVSPFQLLDPSLVESYSPNEVEKCMQIGLLCVQENPDDRPIIGTIVSYLSNPSVEMPFPLEPAFFMQGRVRRHSAEHQSSSGYSINHSFSTSVNNMSTTVFFPR; encoded by the exons ATGTGGTTACTCGTCTGCCTTTACTTTTTGGGTTTCTTGTTCAATTTTTCCATAACCGATGCGACTGAAATTTACTACCTGAATCACAGTTGTTCAAGCAACAAAACCTTCGCTCCAAACAGCACCTACGAATCCAATCTCCGAACCCTCCTCCCGTCCCTATCTTCCCATGCCACCACTGCACTATTCTTCAACACCACATCGGATGGTGGAGACGGCAAGGAAATCATTTACGCCTCCTTCATGTGCCGTGGCGATGTCACCAACCACACGTGCCAAGAGTGCATCAGAACTGCAGCCCAACAAATATCTCAAGTGTGTCCCAACTCCAAAGAGGCCTTAATTTGGTACCACGAATGCTTGGTTCGTTATTCGAACCGTTGTTTTTTCTCCACCTTGGAAGAGTGGCCAAGATTCAACTTCATTGATTACAACGTAACGAATTCAACGAACGAGAAGGGAAGTTATGGGTTCTGGTTGTTATCGAAAACGTTGAGTGATGCTGTGGGTGAGGCAGCGAACGCTGGTCCCGCGGGCACCATGAAATTTGCAACAAAAAACGCTTCCGTGTTTGGGTCCCAGCAAATTCATACTCTGGTTCAATGCACGCCAGATCTATCAAGCGAAGATTGCAGTGAGTGTTTGGGTGATATTATGAAAGatatttctttgtgttgtcTCGGAAGGATCGGTGGAATGGTTCTATATCCCAGCTGCACTTTGATGTTTGGGTCCAGACATTTCTACAGAGACGTTATCGTTGCTTCGAATGCCACACAAGAATCATTACCTTCAG GAAATAAAATGATTTCACCTGGAGGAATTGTTACGGTTGTCATCTTTCTTGGCTTCACAATGCTAATCTCTTTTCACTGTTATTTCTTATGGAGAAGAGCAAGAAAGCGCAAGTATAAGGTTCTTTTGAAAGAAAACT TTGGTCAAGAAAGTGTCACTCTAGAAGGATTACAATTTGATTTGGTCACAATTCAAGCGGCAACAAATAACTTTTCAAATGAAAACAAGATTGGAAAAGGTGGATTTGGAGAagtttacaag GGCATCTTATCTTCTGGACTACATATAGCAGTAAAAAGATTATCACAAAGTTCTACACAAGGTTCCGTTGAATTTAAGAATGAAGTTTTATTAATAGCCAAATTACAACACAAAAACCTCGTGGAGCTAATAGGCTTTTGTCTAGAGGCACAAGAAAAGATACTTGTATACAAATTCATGCAGAATGGGAGTCTTGATAAATTTCTCTTTG GTCATCAACAAAAAATGTTGAGCTGGTATGAACGTTTCAAAATTATAGAAGGAATTGCTCGAGGAATTCTTTATTTACATGAACATTCTCGACTTAAAGTTATACATCGTGATATCAAAcctagtaatattttattagatgaaAATATGAATCCTAAAATCTCAGATTTTGGTATGGCTAGAATTATGGAAATAGACCAAGATCGTGGAAAGACCAAACGTATAGTTGGAACATA TGGTTATATGTCACCAGAATATGCAATGTTTGGACAATTTTCTGAAAAATCagatatttttagttttggaGTTATGGTTTTGGAGATTATTACAGGAAAAAAGAACACAAGTTCTCATGAATCACGTTACATGCCAAATGGACTCATGAGCTAT GTTTGGAGAAAATGGATGGATGAAACACCATTGAGCATATTAGACCCGTTTTTGGAAGAAAATTATTCTAGAATTGAAGTAATTAAGTGTATTCATATTAGTTTATTATGtgttcaagaaaacaaaaatattagaCCTACAATAGCAGATGTTGTTTCATATCTTGATGGTCGTCACACGATTGAATTTCCATCTCCACAAGAACCAGCATATTTGTTGTTCGACAAGATGGATACAAAAATAGTCTCAGAACACTATTCTGTTAATGAGATGTCCATCAGTACATATTATGCTCGA CTATCCCTTCACGCGCATCTGCATGATGCCATCACTCGTTTCTTCGTCTCAGTCAGTGCAGAGATTTTGCAGCACATGAGAATCATGATTACCAAGTCCAAAAATAGTCTAAAACTGTTCCTTTTTTGCACCCTTGTGCTCACCGTTACAGAAACATCTGCTTCGGTGTTCAACAACGTTAGCTGCTCCAGCAACCACACTTTCACTCCAAACACCACCTTCAATGCCAACCTCAACACCCTTCTCTCCTACCTTTCCTCCAACGTCACCAACAACTTTAGATTCTTCAACACAACATCTGGGGAGGGTTCGGACACCGTCTATGGCCTCTACATGTGCCGTGGAGACGTGCCGTTTGCTCTGTGCAGAGAGTGTGTGGGTTTCGCGACCCTAAGCATAGCCTCGTCGTGTCCCACATCGAAAGAGGCTGTGATTTGGTACAACGAGTGTTTGTTGCGCTACTCTTACAGGTTCTTCTTCTCTAAAATGGAAGAATGGCCACGGCACCAGGTCAATATCCCATTGGGGGATCCTGTCGTTTTGCACAGTAATAAATTCTACACTGCTTTAGGATCCATTTTCGATGAACTTCCAAATCAAGCAGCACTGGCTCTCAGAGGGTCCAACCCTTATGCTGTTAAGCAAGAAAACGCTTCTGCGAGTGTGACCCTGTATGGCCTCGCTCAGTGCACACCAGACTTGGCCGCCGGAGATTGCAAACGGTGTATCGCCGATGCGGCGGCGGAATTCGCCGTGTCTTGTTGCGGAGGGAGCATAGGGGCAAGTGTTCTGTTTCCCAGTTGCATTGTTAGGTATGAAACGTATCCGTTTTATCAGCATTCAGGAACCTCCGCGccaacaacgattaagg GTTCAGGAAATATTCGCACTGAAGTGATTGTGATAGCCGTTGTCATGGTTGTCGTTTTGgtaatcatttttttctttggctACTACGGTTTCAACCGCATTAAAGcgagaaagaaaagcaaggcCAGTGACGACAGAGAAAACT TTGGGGTAGAAATCAGTGTCTTGGAGTCCTTGGAATTTGATTTTGCTACAATTGAAGCAGCAACAAACAAGTTTTCTGAAGACCGCAGGATCGGCAAAGGGGGTTACGGAGAAGTCTACAAG GGAATCCTTCCTAACGGTGAAGAAGTAGCTGTAAAGAGATTGTCAACAAATTCTAAGCAGGGAGCGGAGGAATTCAAGAATGAAGTGTTGTTAATAGCTAAACTTCAACACAAAAATTTGGTGAGGTTAATAGGATTTTGCCAAGAAGACAGAGAGAAAATACTTATCTATGAATATGTCCCTAACAAAAGCCTTGATCACTTTCTATTTG ATCCCGCAAAACACAGAATATTAACTTGGTCAGAGCGGTATAAAATCATTAAAGGAATTGCAAGAGGAATTCTTTATCTTCACGAAGACTCTCGTCTTAAGATTATACATCGTGATATCAAACCAAGCAATGTTCTATTGGACAATGACTTCGATCCAAAAATCTCTGATTTTGGCATGGCAAGGATGGTAGATACAAACCAGATTCAAGGATGTACGAACAGAGTTGTGGGTACATA CGGTTACATGCCTCCCGAGTATGCCATGCATGGACACTTTTCTGAAAAGTCTGATGTATTCAGTTTTGGAGTTATGATTCTTGAGATTATCAGTGGAAAGAAGAATTCTTGTTCTTATGAATCATCTCGTGTTGATGATCTCTTGAGTTAT GCATGGAACAATTGGAGGGATGTATCACCATTTCAATTGTTGGATCCGAGTCTTGTGGAATCTTACAGTCCAAACGAAGTTGAGAAATGTATGCAGATTGGTTTATTGTGTGTGCAAGAAAATCCTGATGACAGACCAATAATAGGAACCATCGTTTCATATCTTAGCAACCCTTCGGTTGAAATGCCATTCCCTTTAGAGCCAGCGTTTTTCATGCAAGGCAGAGTTAGAAGACATTCAGCTGAACATCAATCATCTTCAGGTTACTCCATCAATCATTCTTTCTCCACCTCTGTAAATAACATGTCCACTACCGTATTCTTCCCTAGATAG